From one Triticum aestivum cultivar Chinese Spring chromosome 4B, IWGSC CS RefSeq v2.1, whole genome shotgun sequence genomic stretch:
- the LOC123089674 gene encoding uncharacterized protein yields the protein MAAATAWVRSLSCKYSTAVADDAYSPLLPPPKKHPPAPTVKGAASVALRPPERGRESRRSRSMSCERDRPAAATARKTKKKKEADATSELARKEKPRQRQAQLAASLERPSSALLEMTELPEGHPSRRVVELIFASGWARAADGAAEVDALFRVHGTARAAARFEAARAAARARGEAAGEARCAADGNEVMRFQCRPAAEAGGGSEVICAAVATCHKAGAARAVRTFSGSGAADAGAGGEGREGRRGMLVCRVIAGRVRRASADEHPGEYDSVEAEDGELVVLDRRAVLPCFLVVYTVKPPPELSTSSSGRSR from the coding sequence atggcggcggcgacggcgtgggTGCGCTCGCTCAGCTGCAAGTACTCCACCGCCGTCGCCGACGACGCGTACAGCCCGCTGCTGCCCCCGCCCAAGAAGCACCCGCCGGCGCCGACGGTCAAGGGTGCTGCCTCCGTCGCGTTGCGGCCGCCGGAGAGGGGCCGGGAGAGCCGGAGGTCCAGGTCCATGTCCTGCGAGCGGGACCggcctgctgctgctactgctaggaagaccaagaagaagaaggaggcggaCGCCACGTCCGAGCTCGCGAGGAAGGAGAAGCCCAGGCAGCGGCAGGCGCAGCTCGCGGCGTCGCTGGAGCGGCCTAGCTCGGCGCTCCTGGAGATGACGGAGCTGCCGGAGGGCCACCCGTCGCGGCGCGTGGTGGAGCTCATCTTCGCGTCGGGGTGGGCGCGCGCGGCCGACGGAGCCGCGGAGGTGGATGCGCTGTTCCGGGTGCACGGCACGGCGCGCGCGGCGGCGCGCTTCGAAGCCGCGCGCGCCGCGGCCCGGGCGCGGGGCGAGGCCGCGGGCGAGGCGCGCTGCGCCGCCGACGGCAACGAGGTGATGCGGTTCCAGTGCCGCCCCGCCGCGGAGGCCGGGGGCGGCAGCGAGGTGATCTGCGCCGCCGTGGCCACGTGCCACAAAGCCGGCGCGGCCAGGGCCGTGCGCACGTTCTCCGGCAGCGGCGCGGCGGACGCGGGCGCCGGGGGAgaaggccgcgagggccgcagGGGCATGCTGGTGTGCCGCGTCATCGCCGGCCGCGTCCGTCGCGcctccgccgacgagcaccccGGCGAGTACGACTCGGTGGAGGCGGAGGATGGCGAGCTGGTGGTGCTGGACCGGCGCGCCGTGCTCCCCTGCTTCCTCGTGGTGTACACGGTCAAGCCTCCCCCGGAGCTCTCCACCTCCTCCAGCGGCCGCTCCCGCTGA